In Nitrospirota bacterium, the genomic stretch GGTTGCGCAGCGCATCAGGGGATTGTCGCTGGCAAGCGCAGTTAAAAACGCATTTTTCAAACTTAACGGAAGAGATGTGCCTTCTCTTGTTGATGTTTTTCTGTACCCTCAGTTGGGCATTGGCCGTATTTCTGACAGGCTCAAAGAGGATATAGAGGCAGGGAACAACAGTGTCCTCACAGATTCACGCATAGAGCGAATAAACCATTCAGATTTTAAAGTGGAGAGTATCGTAATAAATAACCGTAAGCAGTTTGTTGAAGAAAACGGAATTGAATTTATATCAAGCATACCGATAACAAAACTGGTAAACATGCTGCGCCCTGCTCCTCCTGAAAATATCTTGACCGCCGCCTCAAAACTCAGATTCCGGGACCTTGTGATAGTTGCTGTGATGATAAACAGGAAAAGGGTTACAGACCAGACATGGATATATATTCCTGAGCAGAAGATACCTTTTGGCAGACTGCACGAGCCTACGAACTGGAGCGAAAAAATGGCGCCGGAGGGCAAGACTATTCTTGTGGCAGAGTTTTTCAGCTTCAAAGGCGAGGGGATATGGAACAAAAGCGATGAGGAGCTTACCGCAATCACCGTTGAAAATCTGGAGAACATGGGGTTTGTCAAAAAGCATGAGATAATAGGCAGCGTTGTGGTAAAAGTACTGAATGCTTATCCGTTGTTTGAGGTAGGATACAAGGAAAGATGTGATGAAATATATGATTATCTTGGCAGGTTCAAAAATCTCCATATCACAGGCAGGAGCGGGATGTTCAGATATTACAACATGGACCATGCCATAGAATCAGGAATAAAAACAGCGGAAAAGATTATAAAAGCTGTCAGCTGTCAGCTGTCAGCTATCAGCTAAAAATGAAATGCGCATTGATTATTCCGGCATGGGTTCCTGAAGATATCTTTTCTTCAAAAACAGCAAGCTCGCAGATTAACTACTGGCAGCCGTTGGGAACGCTTTACGTTGCCGCTGTTCTTCAGAAAAAAAGTCATGAAGTAAAGTTTTTTAACGGAGCATTCATGACACATGAAGAAATACTCGGCGGGGTAAGGAAGTTTATGCCTGAATTCATAGGGATTTATTCAACCACTTTTGGCTGGGAAAAGGCAAAAAAAACGGCTTCGGATATTAGGCGGATAACCCCACCCATTCTCCCCTTAAATAAGGAGAGGAGTAAGGAGGGGTTACCCCGCCCCTACATTGTCGCCGGAGGGCCGTATCCCAT encodes the following:
- a CDS encoding FAD-dependent oxidoreductase, which encodes MDNTKDKIIILGGGLTGLSAGYVLTKAGLSVKVFESDSTVGGLSKTIIHNGFRFDLGGHRFFTKDRELNNFVKELMREELISVQRKSKIYMRNKYFDYPLKPLNAIFGLGISTTIEILLDYAAEKIKNLVRKSQNISLEDWVVGNFGRKMFNIYFKEYSEKVWGIDCSRISAEWVAQRIRGLSLASAVKNAFFKLNGRDVPSLVDVFLYPQLGIGRISDRLKEDIEAGNNSVLTDSRIERINHSDFKVESIVINNRKQFVEENGIEFISSIPITKLVNMLRPAPPENILTAASKLRFRDLVIVAVMINRKRVTDQTWIYIPEQKIPFGRLHEPTNWSEKMAPEGKTILVAEFFSFKGEGIWNKSDEELTAITVENLENMGFVKKHEIIGSVVVKVLNAYPLFEVGYKERCDEIYDYLGRFKNLHITGRSGMFRYYNMDHAIESGIKTAEKIIKAVSCQLSAIS